The nucleotide window GAACTTCGTGCTCTTCGTGGTTTATCTTTGCTTTTCCCTACCTAATCATACAGGTCGCAAAAATTTTGACCATACTGAAAAAACAAGAAGGAGGACGATATGACTAAAGAAGAGATTCTTGAACAGGCCCTTAGATATGCCAATTCTAATCACCCGTGTGAGGAAATCCTGGCTTACATCCTGGACAGAATAGAAAAGGTCTTTAATTGTCAATCCGCGGCTATTATGACCATAAATGAAGCCAAAGGGGAATTCAGGGTCAAATCTGAAAGAGGTCTCCCCTGGGATTTTGTCAAATACGGACATTTAAAAATAGATGAAGGTGTATTTAAACGGGTAATCGGAAAAGGTGAGACATGTCTTCTTACCGAGCGCGACTCTGAATTAGAGGATATTAAGGGCAGGTTTGAGAATGGATTTAACACCTTTTTAGCTGCGCCTGTCGCCACGGCTGGAAGACCAATTGGTTTAATGTGCATGGGCAGCCAGGCTAAAGCCGCCTTTGATCCTGAAGATGAAACCATCTTTTCCTCCCTGGCCGAACTAGTCGGACTGGTCATCGAACGTGGACAACTTTATGACCGGATAAAGGAAATAGAGCCTTTCGACAAGGTGGCTCACCTAAAACGCTTTCAGTTCCTCTATCAGGATTTAGAGCAGGACATCCAGATTTCAATAGACCGCCGGCAGCCCCTGGCCTTGCTTTTCCTTGAAATAGACAGATTTAAGTCCTATATGGGTATGTATGGTTTTGAGAAAGGGAAGGAACTTTTGGTGGAAATAGGTGGAGTTATTAAGCAGAGCACGATGGGAATCGTCACTCATTATCGATGGGAACAATTCGGTATTCTCCTTCCGGAAGAGGGGCCGGCCAAGGCCAAAGAGACGGCTGAATTCATCAGGCAAAAAATAGAAGAATTTGAGCCGGAAGGAAAAGAGGTGCCTATTACCGCTAGTATTGGACTGACGGCCTTTGAGGCGGCGGCCCCTTCAGCCCCTGAGATGGTTTGCCAGGCCGAAGAAGCCCTCTGGGAGGCCCATGTGCAGGGTGGGAATAAAGTCGTTTCCTTTGCAGAAATTGTGAAATAGGTTTAAATCCTTCGGGCATGTATCTCTTCTCTCTACTTTACCCGAAATCGGTAATCAGTAATCGGTTCTCTTGGCCATTCTATGCTGGAGATAGGTCTCAGAAAACTGGTGAAACTTTAAGTGTTCAGCCACAAAGACACTAAGACACAAAAATAGAGCAGCAGAGCAGCAGTTAAAGATTTTTGTAACCGTTCAGCCACTGATTGACACGGATTAGCACGGATAAAATAAAATGAGTTGTAAGTGTTCAGCCACAAAGACGCTAAGACACAATGTAGGGGCGAATAATTATTCGCCCCTACATTAGGTCGTAATCCCGTGCTCATCTGAATAGTTCAATAGAACAGTAGCGGAGTAGTTAAAGACTTTTCCGAAGGTTCCAGAACTGCTGCTCTACTGCTCTACTGCTCTCTAAGACACATACCTTTTTCCCCTTCGTGTCTTCGTGCCTTGGTGGCTGAACGGTTACCTAATTTTGTAATCGTTCACCACAGAGACACGGAGAATGATTTTAGAAAAAGCACTTACAGAGCAAATAATTGGGTCAGCAATAGAAGTTCATAGGCATTTAGGCCCTGGTTTATTAGAGTCAGCCTACGAAGAATGCCTTTGTCTTGAACTCAATTTGCGTGGTCTAAATTTTGA belongs to bacterium and includes:
- a CDS encoding sensor domain-containing diguanylate cyclase: MTKEEILEQALRYANSNHPCEEILAYILDRIEKVFNCQSAAIMTINEAKGEFRVKSERGLPWDFVKYGHLKIDEGVFKRVIGKGETCLLTERDSELEDIKGRFENGFNTFLAAPVATAGRPIGLMCMGSQAKAAFDPEDETIFSSLAELVGLVIERGQLYDRIKEIEPFDKVAHLKRFQFLYQDLEQDIQISIDRRQPLALLFLEIDRFKSYMGMYGFEKGKELLVEIGGVIKQSTMGIVTHYRWEQFGILLPEEGPAKAKETAEFIRQKIEEFEPEGKEVPITASIGLTAFEAAAPSAPEMVCQAEEALWEAHVQGGNKVVSFAEIVK